A genome region from Nocardia sp. NBC_00565 includes the following:
- a CDS encoding DUF6968 family protein: MTVGVGRVLVTRKIQRSGRSVLVTVGAPQPFSSTDSSYICRLRIEGLQPAPMMIRTTGTEPMQALMSGLGEISTRLSLSVADFLSEAQIGGALAPLRA; encoded by the coding sequence ATGACAGTCGGGGTTGGCAGAGTGTTGGTTACCAGGAAGATTCAACGAAGCGGCCGATCAGTGCTCGTGACAGTCGGTGCGCCGCAACCGTTTTCGTCGACCGATTCCAGCTATATCTGTCGACTACGGATCGAGGGCTTGCAGCCCGCACCGATGATGATCAGAACGACCGGCACAGAACCGATGCAGGCCTTGATGTCCGGATTGGGCGAGATCAGCACGAGGTTGTCGCTGTCGGTGGCTGATTTCCTATCCGAGGCACAAATCGGTGGTGCGCTCGCACCGCTTCGCGCCTAG
- a CDS encoding TetR/AcrR family transcriptional regulator has protein sequence MTNSETAVPAATAKHSTREGPYHHGDLRNALVRAAAELAETGGPEAVTVRAAARHVGVTPTAAYRHFTNHDELLNAAQEQAQQTLFAAMGETMASLAPQADAISRLAAVGRGYITFALREPGLFRTAFCGDQSDAPAYDLLAGLLDELVTIGFLDAADRPDAEYAAWSMVHGMATLIIEGALDDLDDAARDKAIQRTLAVVERGLATGPNASERGAVRR, from the coding sequence ATGACGAATTCGGAAACGGCTGTTCCGGCAGCGACGGCGAAGCACTCCACCCGCGAGGGCCCGTACCACCACGGCGACCTGCGCAACGCGCTGGTGCGCGCGGCCGCCGAGCTCGCCGAGACCGGTGGACCCGAGGCGGTGACCGTGCGCGCGGCCGCGCGTCACGTCGGCGTCACCCCGACCGCGGCCTATCGGCACTTCACCAATCACGACGAATTGCTCAACGCCGCGCAGGAGCAGGCGCAACAAACCCTGTTCGCCGCAATGGGCGAGACGATGGCGAGCCTGGCCCCGCAGGCCGATGCGATCAGTCGCCTGGCCGCGGTGGGCCGGGGCTACATCACCTTCGCGCTGCGCGAGCCCGGTCTGTTCCGCACTGCCTTCTGCGGCGACCAGTCGGACGCCCCGGCCTACGACCTGCTCGCCGGACTTCTCGACGAACTCGTCACCATTGGATTCCTGGACGCGGCGGATCGTCCGGACGCCGAATACGCCGCCTGGTCGATGGTGCACGGCATGGCCACCCTCATCATCGAGGGCGCACTCGACGACCTCGATGACGCGGCCAGGGACAAGGCGATCCAGCGCACGCTCGCTGTTGTGGAGCGAGGGTTGGCCACTGGGCCGAACGCGAGTGAGCGTGGCGCTGTCCGACGCTGA
- a CDS encoding MMPL family transporter, which yields MFERLGRFVVHYARWILVVGVLALVAGGVVGATAFSKMQPGGQEDPNAQSSAAVTQLADKFGADTDCVFLVEAKQGSVDTDAVATVGRDLARRLAADQRLINVVSYWDTGSPAMRSGDGTAAVVLAGNADKDATDKEKSAAAIVDAYRTDGPTAQIKVGGATAIFHSITEQIGKDLGLAEAVAVPLILALLVLAFGNVIAALLTLVVGGIAILGTFTELAILGSVTDVSIYAVNLTTGLGLGLAVDYGLLMVSRFRERRAAGAEPADAVISAVSTAGRTIAFSAATVVAALSALVIFPQYFLRSFAYGGIGVVAISAIAAVIVLPALLTVLGARTDVWRVPGVRGIRGDATPFWAGVAGFAMRRPLVAGVPVVAVLLLAAAPLLNVQFGTPDDRVLPTSTEVRQVGDAMRDDFGGGDVNALSVITETGVAAPALADYARTLSRVEHVSQVESSAGTFAHGELRATTPADVRFARPDAQRLTVLTDLDRDSSAARDLVDRVRAVPGPAGASALVGGQVAELRDSLASIGAKLPIAIGWIVATTFVLLFLFTGSIVQPLRALVSNVLSLAATLGLMVFIFQDGHLSGLIGFTPAPLDVSMLLLLFCITFGLSMDYEVFVISRIKELRDRGASTKEAVIEGLARTGRLVTTAAALISISFLAFTSSDVRFIQFFGLGAGLAILIDATLVRGVLVPVAMRLLGRAAWYAPKPLRLVHGRFGLAEA from the coding sequence ATGTTCGAAAGACTCGGCAGATTCGTTGTCCACTACGCGCGCTGGATCCTGGTCGTCGGCGTGCTCGCCCTCGTTGCGGGCGGAGTGGTCGGCGCGACCGCATTCAGCAAGATGCAACCCGGCGGTCAGGAGGACCCCAACGCCCAATCCAGCGCCGCCGTAACCCAATTAGCCGATAAATTCGGTGCTGATACCGACTGCGTCTTCCTGGTCGAGGCGAAACAGGGGAGCGTCGACACCGACGCGGTCGCCACCGTCGGCCGGGACCTGGCGCGCCGACTCGCGGCCGATCAGCGTCTCATCAATGTCGTGTCGTATTGGGACACCGGATCCCCGGCCATGCGCTCGGGGGACGGCACCGCCGCCGTCGTCCTGGCGGGCAACGCCGATAAGGACGCGACCGACAAGGAGAAGTCCGCCGCCGCGATCGTCGACGCCTACCGCACCGACGGCCCGACCGCACAGATCAAGGTCGGTGGCGCCACCGCGATCTTCCACTCGATCACCGAACAGATCGGCAAGGACCTCGGGCTGGCGGAAGCCGTCGCGGTACCGCTGATCCTGGCGCTGCTGGTGCTGGCCTTCGGCAATGTGATCGCTGCGCTGCTCACCCTGGTCGTCGGCGGCATCGCGATACTCGGCACCTTCACCGAGCTCGCGATACTCGGCTCGGTCACCGATGTCTCGATCTACGCCGTGAACCTGACCACCGGTCTCGGACTCGGACTCGCGGTGGATTACGGACTGCTGATGGTCAGTCGCTTCCGTGAGCGCCGTGCGGCCGGAGCCGAACCAGCCGATGCGGTGATCTCGGCCGTATCGACGGCCGGCCGGACCATCGCGTTCAGCGCGGCCACCGTCGTGGCTGCCCTGTCCGCACTGGTGATCTTCCCGCAGTACTTCCTGCGCTCATTCGCCTACGGCGGTATCGGCGTCGTCGCCATCTCCGCCATCGCCGCGGTGATCGTGCTGCCCGCGCTGCTCACGGTGCTCGGCGCGCGGACCGATGTGTGGCGGGTGCCCGGTGTTCGCGGCATCCGCGGCGATGCGACGCCGTTCTGGGCCGGGGTGGCCGGATTCGCGATGCGCCGGCCGCTGGTCGCCGGTGTGCCGGTGGTCGCGGTGCTCCTGCTCGCCGCGGCTCCGCTGCTGAATGTGCAGTTCGGTACGCCCGACGATCGGGTGCTGCCGACGAGCACCGAGGTGCGCCAGGTCGGTGACGCGATGCGCGATGATTTCGGTGGCGGCGATGTCAACGCGCTGTCGGTGATCACCGAAACCGGCGTGGCCGCGCCTGCGCTCGCGGACTACGCGCGCACGTTGTCCCGGGTCGAGCACGTCAGCCAGGTCGAATCGAGTGCGGGCACCTTCGCGCACGGCGAGTTGCGGGCGACCACACCCGCCGATGTCAGGTTTGCCCGTCCGGACGCCCAGCGGCTGACCGTGCTCACCGATCTGGATCGCGATTCGTCGGCCGCCCGCGATCTGGTCGATCGGGTGCGTGCGGTGCCCGGTCCGGCCGGGGCCAGCGCCCTCGTCGGTGGGCAGGTGGCCGAACTGCGCGACAGTCTCGCCTCGATCGGTGCGAAGCTGCCGATCGCGATCGGGTGGATCGTGGCGACCACCTTCGTGCTGCTGTTCCTGTTCACCGGGAGCATCGTGCAGCCGCTGCGCGCACTGGTGTCGAACGTGCTGAGCTTGGCCGCCACGCTCGGTCTGATGGTGTTCATCTTCCAGGACGGGCATCTGTCCGGACTGATCGGTTTCACCCCGGCGCCGCTGGATGTCTCGATGCTGCTGCTGTTGTTCTGCATCACCTTCGGATTGTCGATGGACTACGAGGTCTTCGTGATCAGCCGGATCAAGGAACTGCGCGATCGCGGGGCCTCGACGAAGGAGGCGGTCATCGAGGGGCTGGCCCGCACCGGCCGTCTGGTGACCACCGCGGCGGCGTTGATCTCGATCAGCTTCCTCGCCTTCACCAGCAGCGACGTCCGGTTCATCCAGTTCTTCGGGCTCGGCGCGGGGCTGGCGATTCTGATCGACGCGACGTTGGTGCGCGGTGTGCTGGTGCCGGTGGCGATGCGGCTGCTCGGCCGGGCGGCTTGGTACGCGCCGAAGCCGTTGCGGTTGGTGCACGGTCGATTCGGTCTGGCCGAAGCCTGA
- a CDS encoding site-specific integrase yields MARPSEVGALTVGDVNRDTGGVRINKAFKYTGTGWRLGPPKTKRGVRTVNVPFETIGLLDLDRPHDALLFQTRRGTPIRAAYFYQEAFLPALRELVVVDDQGNVVVDRLGGKRPSPYTLRHTGISWRLLGGVPMFVVSRDAGHDSYDTTDKRYGHLDRTASAAAAQVLAARIPRLKHLQDPTL; encoded by the coding sequence ATGGCGCGACCGAGTGAGGTTGGTGCGCTGACCGTGGGTGATGTCAATAGGGATACCGGTGGGGTGCGGATCAATAAGGCGTTCAAGTACACCGGCACCGGGTGGCGGTTGGGGCCGCCGAAGACCAAGCGGGGTGTGCGGACGGTGAACGTCCCGTTCGAGACCATTGGACTGTTGGATCTGGATCGCCCGCACGACGCGTTGTTGTTCCAAACCCGGCGTGGTACTCCGATCCGTGCGGCCTACTTTTATCAGGAAGCATTCCTGCCCGCCCTGCGGGAGCTGGTCGTGGTCGACGATCAGGGCAACGTAGTGGTGGATCGGCTCGGCGGTAAGCGTCCGAGTCCGTATACGTTGCGGCATACCGGGATCAGTTGGCGGTTGCTGGGTGGTGTGCCGATGTTCGTGGTGTCCCGCGATGCCGGGCACGACTCCTACGACACGACCGATAAGCGGTACGGGCATCTGGACCGCACCGCGAGTGCCGCGGCGGCGCAAGTTCTGGCCGCAAGGATCCCGCGATTGAAGCACCTGCAAGACCCGACGCTGTAG
- a CDS encoding SDR family oxidoreductase — MKLIVIGGTGRIGSQVVQKLTAAGHEAVPAAPSTGVDLITGKGLDQVLEGADVVVNVANSPTFDEASVDFFRTSMNNLLAAGDRAGVGHQVVLSIVGVDQVPQLDYYLAKTLQEDLLRQGPTPYSIVRATQFFEFMDAVLSWTSDGDTVRLPATPLQPIAAADIVDAVVEVSTGTPLQGIWNVAGPDIFPFDELGRITLAAQHDSRKVITDDTAGMFAAVTGDVLIAGPDAHLAPTHYQDWIQQAH; from the coding sequence ATGAAGCTCATAGTCATCGGCGGTACCGGACGGATCGGCTCGCAGGTGGTCCAGAAGTTGACCGCAGCCGGACATGAGGCCGTCCCTGCGGCACCGTCCACCGGTGTCGACCTGATCACGGGCAAGGGTCTGGACCAGGTGCTGGAGGGCGCCGACGTCGTGGTCAACGTGGCGAACTCGCCGACCTTCGACGAGGCGTCGGTGGACTTCTTCCGCACCTCCATGAACAACCTGCTCGCCGCCGGAGACAGGGCCGGTGTCGGGCACCAGGTCGTCCTCTCGATCGTCGGAGTGGACCAGGTGCCCCAGCTGGACTACTACCTGGCCAAGACCCTGCAGGAGGACCTGCTCCGGCAGGGGCCCACGCCGTACTCCATCGTGCGCGCCACCCAGTTCTTCGAGTTCATGGACGCGGTCTTGTCCTGGACCTCCGACGGCGACACTGTCCGGCTGCCCGCAACCCCGCTCCAGCCGATCGCCGCCGCCGACATCGTCGACGCGGTCGTCGAGGTCTCCACCGGTACTCCGCTACAAGGGATCTGGAACGTCGCAGGCCCGGATATCTTCCCCTTCGACGAACTCGGCAGGATCACCCTCGCGGCACAGCACGACAGCCGGAAGGTGATCACTGACGACACAGCTGGCATGTTCGCAGCCGTCACCGGCGATGTGCTCATCGCGGGACCGGACGCACACCTGGCACCGACGCACTACCAGGACTGGATCCAGCAGGCCCACTGA
- a CDS encoding DUF3592 domain-containing protein produces the protein MDLVTTTPRTFHAVRGALIAGAIGIAIVSAAVVWAVLSMRGLEGTARTDGTVLFAGRGDGRVVEFVVDGKRYTTTTATESVLHTYSTGARVPVAYDPADPADAQVADLHSTYGGPLFAGGFGVLIIAAAVVGYVYGRRKMKLREWLDRQGREIWVPAEHTRVRVTHHDSDSNRPSVFVLQGCWVDPITRRTFTAESDMLREDPSELVSFRGRVRVLYDPADPTRNRIDFDQKPQVRQF, from the coding sequence ATGGATCTCGTAACCACCACCCCCAGGACGTTTCACGCGGTGCGGGGTGCGCTCATTGCCGGCGCGATCGGGATCGCGATCGTGTCGGCAGCTGTGGTGTGGGCCGTGCTGAGTATGCGAGGGCTCGAGGGCACCGCGCGCACTGATGGCACGGTGTTGTTCGCCGGCCGAGGTGATGGTCGGGTGGTCGAATTCGTCGTCGATGGAAAGCGGTACACGACCACAACCGCGACGGAAAGTGTGCTGCACACCTACTCGACCGGTGCGCGGGTGCCCGTTGCCTACGACCCGGCCGATCCCGCCGACGCGCAGGTGGCGGATCTGCACTCGACCTACGGCGGGCCGCTGTTCGCGGGCGGATTCGGCGTTCTGATCATCGCTGCCGCCGTCGTTGGATACGTCTACGGGCGGCGCAAGATGAAACTGCGGGAATGGCTCGATCGGCAGGGTCGCGAAATCTGGGTTCCGGCCGAACACACCCGCGTGCGGGTCACCCACCACGACTCCGACAGCAACCGGCCATCGGTCTTCGTCCTGCAGGGTTGCTGGGTCGACCCGATCACGCGGCGAACCTTTACCGCGGAGAGCGATATGTTGCGCGAGGATCCGAGCGAACTCGTGAGCTTTCGCGGGCGAGTCCGCGTGCTCTACGACCCGGCGGATCCGACCCGCAATCGCATCGATTTCGATCAGAAGCCACAAGTTCGACAGTTCTGA
- a CDS encoding class I SAM-dependent methyltransferase: MSIRARLLSTIAGQLGNPHGTLGKGVAFMLNRSNHRAIAGAVEATGVTAGATVADIGFGGGAGLSLLLERVGANGSVHGFEISPDMLSRARSRFAGEIGTGRLQLAEGPMTGLPLADNALDAAITVNTMYFVPNLDAACTELVRIVRTGGSLVVGIGDPDAMAKMPFTAYGFTLRPVAEVIAALERAGCTVDHQQLANPPIPHHLLVARPA, from the coding sequence ATGAGTATCCGAGCCCGCCTGCTGTCCACGATCGCCGGTCAGCTCGGCAATCCACATGGGACCCTCGGCAAAGGCGTCGCGTTCATGCTCAATCGCAGTAATCACCGTGCCATCGCGGGTGCGGTCGAGGCGACCGGGGTGACAGCCGGTGCAACGGTCGCCGATATCGGATTCGGTGGCGGCGCGGGGCTTTCCCTGCTGCTGGAGCGGGTCGGCGCGAACGGCAGCGTGCACGGCTTCGAGATCTCGCCGGACATGCTGAGCCGGGCCAGGTCCAGGTTCGCCGGCGAAATCGGTACGGGCCGATTGCAACTCGCCGAGGGCCCGATGACCGGTCTGCCGCTGGCCGACAATGCCCTCGATGCCGCCATCACCGTCAACACCATGTACTTCGTACCGAACCTGGACGCGGCCTGCACCGAACTCGTGCGCATCGTCCGGACCGGCGGCAGCCTCGTCGTCGGCATCGGCGATCCGGACGCGATGGCGAAGATGCCGTTCACCGCATACGGTTTCACGCTGCGGCCGGTGGCCGAGGTGATCGCCGCGCTGGAGCGCGCGGGTTGCACCGTCGACCATCAGCAGCTGGCGAACCCGCCGATTCCGCATCACCTGCTCGTCGCTCGCCCGGCCTGA
- a CDS encoding SDR family NAD(P)-dependent oxidoreductase codes for MRRYEGRRVLVTGAGSGIGQGIALRLLDEGATLVAADVDVAGLETTAGKAGDAAERLRTVAVNIADIESVRAATGEAVEFLGGLDVLVNAAGILRPARTEEMPLEVWNQVITVNLTGTFLMTQSALPALLASGHGVVVNLSSTAAFSAAPYLAAYAASKGGVNAFTHAIALEYAKQGLRAVNIVPAGITSGITTKSILDQPEGFDPKLFSRMTGWLNGGALGNPDDIAGVVAMVASDDGRYMTGTEIRIDGGALM; via the coding sequence ATGCGCAGATATGAAGGCCGCCGGGTATTGGTCACGGGAGCAGGGTCGGGGATCGGGCAGGGGATCGCCCTGCGGCTGCTCGATGAGGGGGCGACGTTGGTTGCCGCCGACGTCGATGTGGCCGGGCTCGAGACCACCGCGGGGAAGGCGGGCGATGCCGCCGAGCGGCTGCGGACCGTTGCGGTGAATATCGCCGATATCGAGTCGGTGCGGGCGGCGACGGGCGAGGCGGTCGAATTCCTCGGCGGGTTGGATGTGCTGGTGAACGCGGCGGGCATCCTGCGGCCCGCGCGCACCGAGGAGATGCCGCTCGAGGTGTGGAATCAGGTGATCACGGTCAATCTCACCGGGACCTTCCTGATGACCCAGAGCGCGCTGCCCGCGCTGTTGGCGTCCGGACACGGCGTCGTCGTGAACCTTTCCTCGACCGCGGCCTTCAGTGCGGCGCCCTACCTGGCCGCCTATGCGGCGTCGAAGGGTGGCGTCAACGCGTTCACGCACGCGATCGCGCTGGAGTACGCCAAGCAGGGGTTGCGTGCGGTGAATATCGTGCCCGCGGGGATCACCAGTGGGATCACCACCAAGTCCATCCTCGATCAGCCGGAGGGTTTCGATCCGAAGCTGTTCTCCCGGATGACCGGGTGGCTCAACGGCGGCGCGCTCGGAAATCCGGACGATATCGCCGGTGTGGTCGCCATGGTCGCCTCCGATGACGGTCGCTATATGACCGGAACGGAGATCCGTATCGACGGCGGCGCCCTGATGTAG
- a CDS encoding alpha/beta hydrolase, which yields MNRSASAVRNARGTCSVTNLAFVGLLVPALTALGVSTAPVDPVTRPMGYPTEVVAQDGSRITDIESIDNRHLRLRVYSAAMDETFPVEIQRPADTSRPRPSLYLLNGAGGGEDDASWQAQSDAREFMSDKNVNLIMPVGGRFSYYADWIKDDPVLGRNKWKTYLTDELPPLINAALNTNGVNAIAGVSTSATTVLALPIAEPGLYKAAAAYSGCVQTSDPMGARFVKLAVAWGGGSAENMWGPADSPGWAENDPYLHAERLRGLDMYISSGNGLPGKYETLEREQEKSALGGMANQILVGGLIEAATNYCAHNLQAKLNSLDIPATYHFTSGTHSWGYWQDELKRSWPVLARGMGVSEQ from the coding sequence ATGAATAGGAGCGCAAGCGCAGTACGCAATGCTCGCGGCACGTGTTCCGTCACCAATCTCGCGTTCGTCGGACTACTCGTCCCCGCCCTGACCGCGCTCGGTGTATCGACTGCTCCCGTCGACCCGGTTACTCGGCCGATGGGATACCCGACCGAGGTTGTCGCACAGGATGGCTCGCGTATTACCGATATCGAGAGCATCGACAACCGCCACCTCCGGCTGCGGGTCTACTCCGCGGCGATGGACGAGACCTTTCCGGTGGAGATTCAGCGCCCAGCGGATACTTCGAGGCCGCGGCCGAGCCTGTATCTACTGAATGGTGCGGGTGGCGGCGAGGACGACGCATCCTGGCAGGCGCAGAGCGATGCTCGGGAATTCATGTCCGACAAGAACGTCAACCTCATCATGCCGGTCGGTGGCAGGTTCAGCTACTACGCGGACTGGATCAAGGATGACCCGGTACTCGGCCGCAACAAATGGAAGACCTACCTGACCGACGAACTGCCGCCGCTGATCAACGCCGCGCTGAACACGAACGGGGTCAACGCGATTGCGGGAGTTTCCACCTCGGCGACCACCGTGCTGGCACTGCCGATAGCCGAGCCGGGCCTCTACAAAGCGGCCGCTGCCTATAGCGGATGTGTCCAGACCAGCGATCCGATGGGGGCGCGGTTCGTGAAACTCGCCGTCGCCTGGGGCGGCGGCAGCGCCGAAAACATGTGGGGCCCGGCCGATTCGCCGGGGTGGGCGGAGAATGACCCCTATCTGCATGCCGAGCGACTGCGCGGGCTGGATATGTACATCTCATCGGGCAATGGTCTGCCCGGGAAATACGAAACGCTGGAGCGAGAGCAGGAAAAGTCCGCCCTGGGCGGCATGGCGAACCAGATCCTGGTCGGTGGCTTGATCGAGGCCGCCACGAACTACTGTGCGCACAATCTGCAGGCGAAGCTCAACTCGCTCGACATCCCCGCGACCTATCACTTCACCTCGGGTACGCACTCGTGGGGTTACTGGCAGGACGAACTCAAACGGTCCTGGCCGGTGCTCGCACGCGGGATGGGCGTATCCGAGCAGTAA